A section of the Pimelobacter simplex genome encodes:
- a CDS encoding cation diffusion facilitator family transporter, with translation MKGFVLSIFKPHSHDAADSIDSALESSVEGIRALKISLVILGLTAVAQLAIVLLTGSVALLADTIHNFSDALTAVPLWIAFVLARRAPTRRYTYGYGGAEDLAVVFIVAMIALSAVIAGYESIDRLINPREMSNVGVVLAAGVLGFVANEAVAVYRIRVGRKIGSAALVANGLHARTDGFTSLAVAAGAIGVMAGFPLADPIVGLLITIAILFVLKGAARDIYRRLMDAVEPEVLD, from the coding sequence GTGAAGGGCTTCGTGCTGTCGATCTTCAAGCCGCACAGCCACGATGCCGCGGACTCGATCGACTCTGCGTTGGAGTCGAGCGTCGAGGGAATCCGTGCACTGAAGATCAGTCTGGTCATCCTGGGGCTGACCGCGGTGGCCCAGCTGGCCATCGTCCTGCTGACCGGTTCGGTGGCTCTGCTGGCCGACACCATCCACAACTTCTCCGACGCCTTGACGGCGGTTCCGCTGTGGATCGCGTTCGTGCTCGCCCGTCGGGCACCCACCCGGCGATACACCTACGGCTACGGTGGCGCCGAAGACCTGGCCGTGGTCTTCATCGTTGCGATGATCGCCCTGTCGGCGGTGATCGCGGGGTACGAGTCAATCGATCGCCTGATCAACCCACGCGAGATGAGCAATGTCGGTGTCGTGCTGGCAGCGGGCGTGCTCGGTTTCGTGGCGAACGAGGCCGTGGCCGTCTACCGCATCCGGGTAGGCCGCAAGATCGGATCGGCTGCGCTGGTGGCAAACGGGCTGCACGCGCGCACCGACGGGTTCACGTCGCTGGCGGTCGCTGCGGGTGCGATCGGCGTGATGGCGGGGTTCCCCTTGGCCGACCCGATCGTGGGCCTGCTCATCACGATTGCGATTCTGTTCGTCCTCAAGGGAGCCGCGCGCGACATCTACCGCCGGCTGATGGATGCCGTCGAGCCGGAGGTCCTCGACTAA
- a CDS encoding copper resistance D family protein — protein sequence MTHRSAALAMLVGSILIGGVALAVLTATDPQPALGLGLPDAGATTRWGLPVARGVRDLSAAATIGLLFVVAVLLPRDARARPRLAEARARGITASTIGAGVWAIASAAVLVLTYSDTAGIPVLEPSLWSTMPTYFRSVELGQANLIGTAMITAVAVGCLVARKVDGTEVAVLLGSLAALWPIATTGHASTDANHQQSVLLLFSHLVAVSIWFGGLAAFGFLQDQIGRYRDAVLRRYSVTATCCLALVALSGVVSAVLRLGSWSALSSPYGAVIAAKATLLLALGAVGFLHRRRLVDKTPTWTARARRRFTALAGVELLVMCVAVALGIALGRTPPPDPSPATTRHLVDRSQGATSEQRRAAPWCGEAERPDSYSS from the coding sequence GTGACGCACCGGTCTGCCGCTCTTGCAATGCTGGTCGGCTCCATCTTGATCGGCGGCGTGGCTTTGGCCGTCCTCACCGCGACAGACCCTCAGCCCGCCCTGGGCCTGGGCCTACCCGACGCCGGCGCGACTACCCGTTGGGGGCTTCCCGTCGCGCGGGGCGTTCGCGACCTCTCGGCGGCGGCCACAATCGGTCTGTTGTTCGTCGTGGCGGTCTTATTGCCGCGCGACGCTCGCGCACGCCCTCGCCTGGCCGAGGCACGAGCTCGGGGCATCACGGCGTCGACCATCGGCGCCGGGGTGTGGGCGATCGCCAGCGCGGCAGTCCTCGTACTCACCTACTCCGACACGGCCGGCATCCCAGTCCTCGAGCCCAGCCTGTGGTCCACGATGCCGACGTACTTCCGCAGCGTCGAGCTCGGTCAGGCCAACCTGATCGGCACCGCCATGATCACGGCCGTCGCCGTTGGCTGCCTGGTCGCACGAAAGGTTGACGGCACCGAGGTAGCAGTCCTCCTCGGCTCGCTCGCGGCCCTGTGGCCCATCGCAACCACCGGCCACGCTTCCACCGACGCCAACCACCAGCAGTCCGTACTCCTGCTGTTCTCCCACCTCGTCGCCGTGAGCATCTGGTTCGGAGGACTGGCGGCCTTCGGATTCCTTCAAGACCAGATCGGACGCTACCGAGACGCGGTGCTCCGCCGATACTCAGTCACCGCGACCTGCTGCCTGGCGCTGGTGGCCCTGTCCGGTGTGGTCAGCGCGGTGCTCCGACTCGGCTCATGGTCCGCGCTGAGCTCCCCCTACGGTGCCGTGATCGCAGCCAAAGCAACTCTGCTGCTCGCGCTGGGAGCCGTCGGCTTCCTCCACCGTCGACGACTCGTCGACAAGACGCCGACCTGGACTGCTCGAGCTCGCCGCCGATTCACCGCCCTCGCCGGCGTCGAGTTGCTCGTCATGTGCGTCGCAGTCGCCCTGGGGATCGCGCTCGGGCGCACCCCGCCGCCCGACCCCTCGCCGGCGACGACACGACACCTGGTTGATCGGTCCCAAGGGGCGACGTCCGAGCAGAGGCGAGCCGCACCGTGGTGTGGGGAGGCCGAGCGGCCCGACTCCTATTCTTCATAG
- a CDS encoding flagellar basal body-associated FliL family protein, with protein MLTAAGGVAWLKFQPGKDKEPEPGEVMVLEPVQLNLAAGRYLRIGIALQLAEGIKEVDGSQALDATITRFSGLPLSAVDDAKERDQLKAALTDELTRLYPDEVLDSYFVEFVTQ; from the coding sequence GTGCTCACCGCTGCAGGCGGAGTCGCCTGGCTCAAGTTCCAGCCAGGTAAGGACAAGGAGCCAGAGCCCGGCGAAGTGATGGTCCTCGAACCCGTGCAGCTGAACCTGGCCGCCGGCAGGTACTTGAGGATCGGCATCGCCCTCCAACTCGCTGAGGGCATCAAGGAAGTCGACGGATCACAAGCGCTCGACGCCACGATCACCCGATTCTCCGGACTGCCTCTCTCAGCCGTCGACGACGCCAAAGAACGCGACCAACTGAAGGCCGCGCTGACCGACGAACTCACTCGCCTCTACCCCGACGAGGTCCTCGACAGCTACTTCGTCGAGTTCGTAACCCAATGA
- a CDS encoding SAF domain-containing protein: MVLVVSSDIKRGETIEAGDLSVVRVSVDPALTPVPGSRKAELEGSRAAVDLWAGTLLTEQAVADNLVPGEGESLVGISLTPAQMPAERLYGGDVVRIVTTPGDQGEITDKEPVTIEATVVGVNRGEETGETVVDVAVPEAEAAELAARAATGRVALVLDARER, from the coding sequence GTGGTCCTGGTCGTCAGCAGCGACATCAAGCGTGGCGAGACCATCGAGGCCGGTGACCTCTCGGTCGTGCGGGTTAGCGTCGACCCGGCGTTGACCCCGGTCCCCGGCAGCCGGAAGGCCGAGCTCGAGGGCAGCCGCGCCGCCGTCGACCTGTGGGCCGGCACCTTGCTCACTGAGCAGGCCGTGGCCGACAACCTGGTGCCGGGGGAGGGGGAGTCCCTGGTGGGCATCAGCCTGACTCCCGCCCAGATGCCCGCGGAGCGCCTCTACGGCGGCGACGTCGTCCGGATCGTTACCACGCCCGGCGACCAGGGCGAGATCACCGACAAGGAGCCGGTCACCATCGAGGCCACCGTCGTTGGAGTTAACCGGGGCGAGGAGACGGGGGAGACCGTCGTCGACGTCGCGGTGCCCGAAGCCGAGGCGGCCGAACTGGCTGCCCGCGCCGCCACCGGACGGGTCGCACTCGTCCTGGACGCCCGGGAGCGCTGA
- a CDS encoding CpaF family protein: protein MSTNGHHPDSSGTNGRDPLRADEWLEARHAATREQTSPFARGRGTNGTPPPPPPAPVIEDHDPTSLPIFAGAWTSEGEGQPPGRARSEFSLRPLVTPAEDHIHGADGEVELDWELIAQYRAEISSRLTARLDKEGGRVTEEDREQMGLVVIEEFIKSEAETLVSTGRPPWTTGQEKALKSALHAALFGLGRLQPLVEREDVENIIVIARGPVCSVWLELIDGTLVEAAPIADSEDELREFLADLGARQNRPFTEARPHLDLRLPGGARLAAGSWVMAYTSVVIRRHGMREVSLDEMVYDRKACSPVLADFAAACVRAGKSIVVSGVQGSGKTTWVRALASCIPPWEMIGTFETEFELHLHELVDRHKIVHAWEHRPGSGEVGIDGRQAGEFSLEEAIHHSFRFNLARQIVGEVRGPEVWNMLKAMESGPGSISTTHARSAEHTIEKLVSCAMEKGPQVTRELAISKLAAAIDIVMYLRSEVIPNPNNSGDGRFRKQRWVEEVLVVQPSIDAARGYATTPIFAPNKLGHAVATGKLDNFLAQELARHGFDLEAYKAESQANPGMATS from the coding sequence ATGAGCACCAACGGACACCACCCGGACAGCTCGGGGACCAACGGCCGTGACCCGCTGCGCGCCGACGAGTGGCTTGAGGCACGTCACGCCGCGACCCGCGAGCAGACCTCACCGTTCGCCCGCGGCCGCGGCACCAACGGCACACCGCCGCCCCCGCCCCCGGCGCCGGTCATCGAGGACCACGACCCGACCTCTCTGCCGATCTTCGCCGGCGCCTGGACCAGCGAAGGCGAGGGTCAGCCGCCCGGCCGCGCCCGCTCGGAGTTCAGCCTGCGCCCGTTGGTGACGCCCGCGGAGGACCACATCCACGGCGCGGATGGCGAGGTCGAGCTGGACTGGGAGCTGATCGCGCAGTACCGCGCGGAGATCTCGTCGCGACTGACCGCCCGGCTCGACAAGGAAGGTGGCCGGGTCACCGAGGAGGACCGCGAGCAGATGGGCCTCGTCGTAATCGAGGAGTTCATCAAGTCCGAGGCCGAGACGCTGGTCTCCACCGGTCGGCCGCCATGGACCACGGGCCAGGAGAAGGCACTCAAGTCCGCCCTCCATGCCGCCCTGTTCGGACTCGGCCGCCTGCAGCCCCTGGTCGAGCGCGAGGACGTCGAGAACATCATCGTCATCGCCCGCGGCCCCGTCTGCTCGGTGTGGCTGGAGCTGATCGACGGCACCCTGGTCGAGGCCGCCCCGATCGCCGACTCCGAGGACGAGCTGCGCGAGTTCCTCGCCGATCTCGGCGCCCGGCAGAACCGGCCCTTCACCGAGGCCCGCCCGCACCTGGACCTCCGGCTGCCCGGGGGAGCGCGGCTCGCGGCCGGCTCCTGGGTGATGGCCTACACCTCGGTTGTGATCCGGCGCCACGGCATGCGCGAGGTGTCGCTGGACGAGATGGTCTACGACCGCAAGGCCTGCAGCCCGGTCCTGGCCGACTTCGCCGCCGCCTGCGTGCGCGCCGGCAAGAGCATCGTCGTCTCCGGCGTCCAAGGCAGCGGCAAGACCACCTGGGTCCGCGCCCTGGCTTCCTGCATCCCTCCCTGGGAGATGATCGGCACCTTCGAGACCGAGTTCGAGCTGCACCTGCACGAGCTCGTCGACCGGCACAAGATCGTCCACGCCTGGGAGCACCGCCCCGGATCCGGCGAGGTCGGCATCGACGGCCGCCAGGCCGGTGAGTTCAGCCTCGAGGAGGCCATCCACCACTCCTTCCGGTTCAACCTCGCCCGCCAGATCGTCGGCGAGGTCCGCGGCCCCGAGGTCTGGAACATGCTCAAGGCCATGGAGTCCGGCCCGGGCTCGATCAGCACCACCCACGCCCGCAGCGCCGAGCACACCATCGAAAAGCTCGTCTCCTGCGCCATGGAGAAAGGCCCCCAGGTCACCCGCGAGCTGGCCATCAGCAAGCTCGCCGCAGCGATCGACATCGTGATGTACCTGCGCTCGGAGGTCATCCCCAACCCCAACAACTCGGGCGACGGCAGATTCCGCAAGCAGCGCTGGGTCGAGGAGGTCCTGGTCGTCCAGCCCAGCATCGACGCCGCCCGCGGGTACGCGACCACCCCGATCTTCGCCCCCAACAAGCTCGGCCACGCCGTGGCCACCGGAAAGCTCGACAACTTCCTCGCCCAGGAGCTGGCCCGCCACGGGTTCGACCTCGAGGCGTACAAGGCCGAGTCCCAGGCCAACCCGGGGATGGCCACCTCATGA
- a CDS encoding DUF4229 domain-containing protein has translation MKEFWIYAALRAGLFVGAFCIAFGAWFMIDENVNLLLVLVIAFLASGVASYIVLARQRNALAVKVEQHAGRMTEKYEEMRSKEDSSAD, from the coding sequence GTGAAGGAGTTTTGGATCTACGCAGCCTTGCGCGCAGGACTGTTTGTCGGCGCGTTCTGCATCGCGTTCGGGGCGTGGTTCATGATCGACGAAAACGTGAACCTGTTGCTTGTCCTCGTCATCGCCTTCCTCGCCAGCGGGGTCGCGTCGTACATCGTCCTCGCGCGTCAGCGGAACGCTCTTGCTGTGAAGGTTGAGCAGCACGCTGGGCGGATGACCGAGAAGTACGAGGAGATGCGGTCCAAGGAAGACAGCTCCGCGGACTGA
- a CDS encoding type II secretion system F family protein yields the protein MTGLQIALASGALLGLALALLVWRIAPSDPDLVDALDRLSPDHVVPRRTAHGLDDAATDTGAAVDRIGLWAMKNLPGGAWAHTPRKDLALLQISETRFYGEKVVWAMLGLIMPPLLAGFFRLIGLPLPFAIPTLGSLALAALFWFMPNYNAADDAKKARIEFSRALGAYIDMVATGVRDGSSGQQALRQAAEVGDTWVFKRIESELRRARYMTRAPWDSLHGLADELGVPELDDLADIMQQSGQDGAQIYNNLRARAAALRSAMLSAEIGKANATSERMYIPASLLGVVFMAILVAPSMLRFTT from the coding sequence ATGACCGGCCTTCAGATCGCCCTCGCCAGCGGCGCCCTCCTCGGGCTGGCCCTCGCCCTGCTCGTGTGGCGAATCGCGCCGTCCGATCCTGATCTGGTCGACGCCCTGGACCGCCTCTCGCCCGACCACGTCGTGCCCCGCCGCACCGCCCACGGCCTCGACGACGCCGCAACTGACACCGGGGCGGCCGTCGACCGGATCGGCCTGTGGGCGATGAAGAACCTGCCCGGCGGTGCCTGGGCACACACACCCCGCAAGGACCTGGCGCTACTGCAGATCAGCGAGACCCGCTTCTACGGCGAGAAGGTCGTCTGGGCGATGCTCGGGCTGATCATGCCGCCGCTGCTGGCGGGATTCTTCCGCCTGATCGGGCTCCCGCTCCCGTTCGCGATCCCCACGCTCGGGTCGCTGGCCCTGGCAGCCCTGTTCTGGTTCATGCCCAACTACAACGCCGCCGATGACGCCAAGAAGGCCCGCATCGAGTTCAGCCGCGCCCTGGGCGCCTACATCGACATGGTCGCCACCGGCGTACGCGACGGCTCCAGCGGCCAGCAGGCGCTGCGCCAGGCGGCCGAAGTCGGCGACACCTGGGTCTTCAAGCGGATCGAGAGCGAGCTGCGCCGCGCCCGCTACATGACCCGTGCGCCCTGGGACTCCCTGCACGGTCTGGCCGACGAGCTCGGCGTCCCCGAGCTGGACGACCTCGCCGACATCATGCAGCAGTCCGGCCAGGACGGAGCCCAGATCTACAACAACCTCCGGGCCCGTGCAGCCGCACTCCGCTCGGCGATGCTCAGCGCCGAGATCGGCAAGGCCAACGCCACCTCCGAGCGCATGTACATCCCCGCCAGCCTGCTTGGCGTCGTCTTCATGGCGATCCTCGTCGCCCCCTCGATGCTCCGCTTCACCACCTGA
- a CDS encoding heavy metal-responsive transcriptional regulator, with translation MSIITTTTSGLTVSALADRVGVRPDTVRYYERIGLLPTAARTTGSHRRWPEETTDRIRFIQGCQRLGLSLDEIRDLLSVRDTGACPCEPAGPLLARHIDDLDTEIHRLTTLRAELAGMLDRVGPDCPDPAPGTWQPTASSRTQAHT, from the coding sequence ATGTCCATCATCACCACCACCACCAGCGGGTTGACCGTCTCCGCACTCGCCGACCGCGTCGGAGTGCGCCCAGACACGGTCCGCTACTACGAGCGCATCGGCCTGCTGCCCACCGCTGCCCGCACGACCGGCTCCCACCGCCGCTGGCCCGAAGAGACCACCGATCGGATCAGGTTCATTCAGGGCTGCCAGCGACTTGGCCTCAGCCTCGACGAGATCCGCGACCTGCTCTCCGTCCGCGACACCGGCGCCTGCCCCTGCGAACCTGCCGGACCACTCCTGGCACGCCACATCGACGACCTCGACACCGAAATCCACCGACTCACAACCCTGCGCGCCGAACTCGCCGGCATGCTCGACCGCGTCGGACCCGACTGCCCAGACCCAGCACCGGGAACCTGGCAACCCACCGCCAGTTCCCGAACCCAAGCACACACCTAG
- a CDS encoding IS481 family transposase: MSHGSARLTVHGRRLIVQRHQAGWKQAHIAAAMGVSRKCVKTWIDRYTAEGEDGLATRSSRPHSMPTKTSNEVEQKVLTARAEHRDGPDVLGAKVGVPARTVSRILRRHHVPYLRELDPITGEVIRSSKQTATRYERERPGELVHMDVKKLGKIPAGGGWKAHGRGAGSIMRDRNTKVGFDFVHSLVDDHSRLAYSEVLPDEKGPTCAAFLERAIDYFAAHGITRIERLMTDNAWAYRWSLRAVCAEHDIKQRFIKPHCPWQNGKVERLNRTLTTEWAYRRAFASNDERVAALAPWLEHYNTERRHSALGGKPPISRLLPT, encoded by the coding sequence GTGTCCCACGGTAGTGCCCGGCTGACCGTTCACGGTCGGCGCCTGATCGTCCAACGCCACCAAGCAGGCTGGAAACAAGCCCACATCGCTGCGGCGATGGGCGTGTCCCGCAAGTGCGTGAAGACCTGGATCGACCGCTACACCGCCGAAGGCGAAGACGGCCTGGCCACCCGCTCCTCACGCCCCCACTCGATGCCCACCAAGACCAGCAACGAGGTCGAGCAGAAGGTTCTCACCGCGCGTGCCGAGCATCGCGACGGACCCGATGTCCTCGGAGCGAAGGTCGGCGTTCCTGCCCGCACAGTGTCGCGGATCCTGCGCCGCCACCACGTGCCCTACCTTCGCGAGCTGGATCCGATCACCGGCGAGGTGATCCGATCCTCGAAGCAGACCGCGACCCGCTACGAGCGAGAGCGGCCTGGCGAGCTGGTCCACATGGATGTCAAGAAGCTCGGCAAGATCCCCGCCGGCGGCGGCTGGAAGGCTCACGGCCGCGGAGCCGGGTCGATCATGCGCGATCGCAACACCAAGGTCGGGTTCGACTTCGTTCACTCACTCGTCGACGACCACTCCCGCCTGGCCTACAGCGAGGTGCTGCCTGACGAGAAGGGCCCGACCTGCGCCGCGTTCCTCGAGCGCGCGATCGACTACTTCGCAGCCCATGGCATCACCCGGATCGAGCGTCTGATGACAGACAACGCCTGGGCCTACCGATGGTCGCTACGTGCCGTATGCGCCGAGCACGACATCAAGCAGAGGTTCATCAAGCCGCACTGTCCCTGGCAGAACGGGAAGGTGGAGCGCCTCAACCGGACCCTGACCACCGAGTGGGCCTACCGTCGCGCCTTCGCCAGCAACGACGAGCGAGTAGCCGCCCTTGCGCCCTGGCTCGAGCACTACAACACTGAACGCCGCCACAGCGCACTCGGAGGTAAGCCGCCGATCAGCCGGCTGCTACCAACCTGA
- a CDS encoding type II secretion system F family protein, whose protein sequence is MSPTSSAFLPAVFGALIVIGLIGMAYALIPAPVDEAKPPRPTRAVTPFGRLGKWFVRLDRRTRVLMVGGAVAGLLVALVTGWVIAIVLVPAGIIGIPLLLTPPPAAASIEKLEALEEWTRSLSGKLTAGQSLRSALIKSLQSAPAPIEREVGLMVSRLWNNTATTEDVLRAFAEDLNDSTGDVVASQLILAASGRGQAGLSKALDALAETVASDVRARRQIAADQAKPRTTARTVTVITLGVLGMLAFTGDYIEPYGSPLGQVILAVLLSAYVATLLWMRRMAVAKPLPRFLDLPARNAHRAAQRTAPVENQGALA, encoded by the coding sequence ATGAGCCCAACATCATCAGCGTTCCTGCCTGCCGTCTTCGGCGCCCTCATCGTCATCGGCCTGATCGGCATGGCCTATGCGCTGATCCCGGCACCGGTCGACGAGGCCAAGCCGCCGCGGCCTACCCGGGCCGTCACCCCGTTCGGTCGGCTCGGGAAGTGGTTCGTCCGGCTCGACCGGCGCACCCGGGTCCTGATGGTCGGCGGTGCCGTGGCCGGCCTCCTGGTCGCGCTGGTGACCGGCTGGGTGATCGCGATCGTGCTCGTCCCGGCCGGGATCATCGGTATCCCGCTGCTGCTCACGCCCCCGCCGGCGGCCGCCAGCATCGAGAAGCTCGAGGCGCTCGAGGAGTGGACGCGGTCCCTCTCAGGCAAGCTGACCGCCGGACAGTCCCTGCGCTCGGCGCTCATCAAGTCCCTGCAGTCCGCGCCGGCGCCGATCGAGCGCGAGGTCGGACTGATGGTCTCCCGGCTGTGGAACAACACCGCCACCACCGAGGACGTGCTGCGCGCCTTCGCCGAGGACCTCAACGACTCCACCGGCGACGTCGTGGCCAGCCAGCTGATCCTGGCTGCCAGCGGCCGTGGCCAGGCCGGTCTGTCGAAGGCGCTGGACGCCCTCGCCGAGACCGTCGCCTCCGACGTGCGCGCCCGCCGCCAGATCGCCGCCGACCAGGCCAAGCCACGCACCACCGCCCGCACCGTCACCGTGATCACCCTCGGGGTGCTCGGCATGCTCGCCTTCACCGGCGACTACATCGAGCCCTACGGCTCCCCGCTGGGCCAGGTCATCCTTGCCGTCCTGCTCTCGGCCTACGTGGCCACGCTGCTATGGATGCGCCGGATGGCGGTCGCCAAGCCGCTCCCGAGGTTCCTCGACCTCCCGGCCCGCAACGCGCACCGCGCCGCCCAGCGCACGGCACCGGTCGAGAACCAAGGAGCACTCGCATGA
- a CDS encoding helix-turn-helix domain-containing protein has translation MVSGLDPSVLRAAREKAGLTQHELARLVGAAGGERISRWELGASVPRPDFLVKLARALDIPTLRLIHMDGEVPDLRALRLKAGLTVPELAAAVNVAVPTYYAWEQGRWTRLPAATQLDSLARALADTIDVVVAAFQEARKQRLRRGQV, from the coding sequence ATGGTTTCCGGACTCGACCCCTCAGTGCTGCGCGCCGCTCGCGAGAAGGCAGGCTTGACCCAGCATGAGTTGGCGCGTCTCGTTGGTGCCGCTGGTGGGGAGCGCATATCTCGTTGGGAGCTGGGCGCGTCGGTCCCTCGGCCGGATTTCTTGGTGAAGCTTGCTAGAGCCCTCGACATCCCGACCCTTCGTCTCATTCACATGGATGGTGAAGTTCCTGATCTCAGGGCACTTCGTTTGAAGGCCGGGCTGACGGTGCCCGAGTTGGCTGCGGCCGTCAACGTGGCTGTGCCGACCTACTACGCCTGGGAGCAAGGCCGTTGGACCCGACTCCCAGCAGCCACGCAGCTTGACAGCCTCGCCCGTGCGTTAGCGGACACAATTGACGTCGTCGTCGCGGCCTTCCAGGAAGCCCGAAAGCAGCGTCTGCGGCGTGGGCAGGTCTAG
- a CDS encoding ArsR/SmtB family transcription factor — translation MGDAGMERPQAAESTSGHPDELSEDQVAAAVTSFALLAEGTRLRMLWALRDGQLDVASLATAAGCTPAAASQHLSKLRFAGLVVGTRDGRRVLYRLRGGHVRNLLVEALFHADHQVTGAQVHE, via the coding sequence GTGGGAGATGCCGGGATGGAGAGGCCGCAGGCCGCCGAGTCGACGTCCGGGCATCCAGACGAACTTTCCGAGGACCAGGTCGCCGCCGCCGTCACCTCGTTCGCGCTCTTGGCGGAGGGAACCCGCTTGCGGATGCTGTGGGCCCTTCGCGATGGCCAGCTCGATGTAGCGTCGCTCGCCACCGCGGCCGGATGCACGCCCGCCGCGGCCAGCCAGCACCTGTCCAAGCTTCGCTTCGCCGGACTGGTGGTCGGCACCCGCGACGGCCGAAGGGTCCTCTACCGACTGCGCGGAGGGCACGTCCGCAACCTTCTGGTCGAAGCTCTCTTCCACGCCGATCACCAGGTCACCGGCGCGCAGGTCCACGAGTAG
- a CDS encoding TadE/TadG family type IV pilus assembly protein: MFASLHRRRSRDERGSVTIQMVFLMPALFLLMFLGLQGALYYHAKQVALAAAQEGAREAGSETGTREAGVATANTFLQDAGGADVMTSTSVSGSRTTTTATITVTGQSMSVIPGWHVTVTQSASVPVERLTEPSGGFANSEGSSAWNSGVGER, translated from the coding sequence ATGTTCGCCAGCCTCCACCGCCGCCGCAGCCGGGACGAGCGCGGGTCAGTGACCATCCAGATGGTCTTCCTGATGCCCGCGCTCTTCCTGCTGATGTTCCTCGGCCTCCAGGGCGCCCTGTACTACCACGCGAAGCAGGTAGCGCTCGCGGCCGCGCAAGAGGGCGCCCGCGAGGCAGGCAGCGAGACCGGCACCCGCGAGGCCGGTGTGGCCACGGCGAACACGTTCCTCCAGGACGCCGGCGGCGCCGACGTGATGACCTCCACCAGCGTCTCCGGATCACGGACCACGACCACCGCCACGATCACCGTCACCGGCCAGTCCATGAGCGTGATCCCCGGCTGGCACGTCACCGTCACCCAGAGCGCCAGCGTCCCGGTCGAAAGGCTGACCGAACCCTCCGGTGGGTTCGCGAATTCCGAAGGGTCGTCGGCTTGGAACTCGGGGGTTGGGGAGCGGTGA
- a CDS encoding MinD/ParA family ATP-binding protein, with product MALIVLASANGSPGVSTTALGLTLNWHRPVLLADADPTGSSSVFAGYFHGTQEPTGGLINLALSLREGGLADALPRETLLLDPEAPAERSAWFLPGIRAHEQAPSLLPLWDPLTEQLRALERNGQDVIIDAGRLGLAGWPQPLIAASDLTLLVTRSSLPALAGATSWAKTLRGQFAAVGGLSRLGVLLVDEERRWPTVPTGARVRPYTARHIAKALQIPVASSVDWEPETAEVYSHGARKPRKFESSGLLRGYRASAAAIGSILAANQAALAPTNGGHA from the coding sequence ATGGCGCTGATCGTCCTGGCCTCCGCGAACGGTTCGCCCGGCGTGTCCACCACGGCGCTCGGGCTCACCCTCAATTGGCACCGACCCGTGCTCTTGGCCGACGCCGACCCGACCGGATCCTCCTCGGTCTTCGCCGGCTACTTCCACGGCACCCAGGAGCCGACCGGCGGCCTGATCAACCTGGCCCTCTCCCTGCGCGAGGGAGGACTGGCCGACGCACTGCCCCGCGAGACGCTGCTGCTGGACCCCGAAGCGCCGGCCGAGCGCTCGGCCTGGTTCCTGCCCGGCATCCGGGCCCACGAGCAGGCTCCCAGCCTGCTGCCCCTGTGGGATCCGCTCACCGAGCAGCTGCGCGCCCTGGAGCGCAACGGCCAGGACGTCATCATCGATGCCGGCCGGCTCGGCCTCGCCGGCTGGCCCCAGCCGCTCATCGCCGCCTCCGACCTGACCCTGCTGGTCACCCGCAGCTCGCTGCCGGCACTAGCCGGCGCCACCAGCTGGGCCAAGACCCTGCGGGGACAGTTCGCCGCGGTCGGTGGCCTGTCTCGTCTCGGGGTCCTCCTCGTCGACGAGGAGCGCCGCTGGCCCACGGTTCCCACCGGAGCCCGCGTCCGCCCCTACACCGCACGTCACATCGCCAAGGCCCTGCAGATCCCCGTGGCCTCTTCGGTGGACTGGGAGCCCGAGACGGCCGAGGTCTACTCCCACGGCGCCCGCAAGCCCCGCAAGTTCGAGTCCTCCGGACTCTTGCGCGGCTATCGGGCCAGCGCCGCGGCGATCGGTTCCATCCTCGCCGCCAACCAGGCCGCCCTCGCTCCCACGAACGGAGGCCACGCATGA